A section of the Thermodesulfobacteriota bacterium genome encodes:
- a CDS encoding twin-arginine translocase TatA/TatE family subunit, which yields MFGLGMPELVVVLGIGFLLFGAKKLPELGSGLGKAIGSFKKGIQDVEQEPPKLVAEEKPKLDPSP from the coding sequence ATGTTTGGACTGGGCATGCCGGAGCTGGTCGTTGTCCTGGGTATCGGCTTTCTGCTTTTCGGCGCCAAGAAGCTGCCGGAGCTGGGCTCCGGGCTGGGCAAGGCCATCGGCTCCTTCAAGAAGGGTATCCAGGATGTGGAGCAGGAGCCCCCCAAGCTGGTGGCAGAGGAAAAACCGAAGCTCGACCCCAGCCCCTGA
- the tatA gene encoding twin-arginine translocase TatA/TatE family subunit — MFGLGIQELIIIMIIVVLIFGAGKLPELGAGIGKGIKNFKKSMKDEDEVKAIDQEDKKVD, encoded by the coding sequence ATGTTCGGTCTGGGCATCCAGGAGCTCATCATCATCATGATCATCGTCGTGCTCATCTTCGGCGCCGGCAAGCTGCCGGAGCTCGGGGCCGGCATCGGCAAGGGCATCAAGAATTTCAAAAAGTCCATGAAGGACGAGGACGAGGTCAAGGCCATCGACCAGGAAGACAAGAAGGTCGACTGA